A genomic window from Neoarius graeffei isolate fNeoGra1 chromosome 5, fNeoGra1.pri, whole genome shotgun sequence includes:
- the LOC132887177 gene encoding uncharacterized protein LOC132887177, producing the protein MFMNASLCNWTPDVLTDRPHSVSTGHNTSRVLRLSIGIPQGCILSLLLFTLLMHNCAAQHSSNHVKFADSTTVVGLISNNNESAYKAEVKHMVEWCQDNNLTLNAEKFKEVVVDFRKNSVACSPLHINGSTVETVSSVKFLGVQMEDNLSKTLNTTTITKKAQQHLHFVQKLKKASFPPHILLSFYQGTIESALCCYITVWFGNCTIAEQKFLQWIMRTAERYRNAIHWKRKGVLCVRVCSDTVEQDCAACIYERIL; encoded by the exons ATGTTCATGAATGCCTCTCTCTGTAATTGGACCCCAGATGTCCTGACTGATAGGCCCCATTCGGTCTCCACAGGACATAACACCTCCAGGGTCCTCAGACTGAGCATAGGCATCCCCCAAGGCTGCATACTCAGCCTGCTGCTGTTTACTCTGCTGATGCACAACTGTGCTGCCCAGCACAGCTCAAATCACGTCAAGTTTGCAGACAGTACAACAGtagtgggtctcatcagtaaCAATAATGAGTCTGCATACAAAGCAGAGGTCAAGCATATGGTGGAATGGTGTCAGGACAATAACCTGACTCTTAATGCTGAGAAGTTTAAAGAggtggttgttgacttcagaaagaACTCAGTTGCTTGCTCCCCACTGCACATCAATGGCTCTACTGTTGAAACAGTCAGTAGTGTGAAGTTCTTGGGAGTGCAAATGGAAGACAACCTCTCCAAGACCctgaacaccaccaccatcaccaagaAAGCTCAACAGCATCTACACTTTGTGCAAAAGCTGAAGAAGGCCAGCTTCCCTCCTCACATCCTCCTATCTTTCTACCAAGGGACCATTGAGAGTGCTCTCTGCTGTTACATCACTGTCTGGTTTGGAAACTGCACCATCGCTGAACAAAAGTTCCTGCAGTGGATAATGAGGACAGCAGAAAG gtatagaaatgccattcactggaaaagaaaaggtgttttgtgtgttagagtatgctcggacacagttgaacaagactgtgcagcatgcatttatgagagaattctctaa